In Bacteroidota bacterium, the following proteins share a genomic window:
- a CDS encoding class I SAM-dependent methyltransferase, protein MINTWADRWNERYRMKEFAYGERPNNYLREQLEKLPVGTILFAAEGEGRNAVFAAKLGWTVSAFDISVEGQRKALQLAATNNVKIDYQVGELQTLNYQSEQFDVIALIYAHFPANIKSSIHKALDQYLRTGGTVIFEAFSKTHLDYNSKNEKVGGPKDIASLFSIDEIKSDFPNYDFEELLEMEIELNEGLFHNGQGSVIRFVGRKK, encoded by the coding sequence ATGATAAATACTTGGGCAGACAGATGGAATGAAAGATATAGGATGAAGGAGTTTGCTTATGGTGAGCGTCCTAACAACTATTTAAGGGAGCAGTTAGAAAAGCTACCTGTCGGAACCATACTTTTTGCAGCAGAAGGAGAAGGAAGGAATGCTGTTTTTGCTGCTAAACTGGGTTGGACAGTTTCTGCCTTTGACATCAGCGTTGAAGGTCAGCGGAAAGCGCTACAACTTGCAGCAACAAACAATGTAAAAATAGATTATCAAGTTGGCGAATTACAGACATTGAATTACCAAAGCGAACAGTTTGATGTGATCGCATTAATCTACGCACATTTCCCCGCGAACATCAAATCATCTATACACAAGGCTCTTGACCAATATTTGCGAACAGGGGGAACTGTAATTTTCGAAGCATTTAGCAAAACGCACCTTGACTATAACTCAAAAAACGAAAAGGTTGGTGGCCCGAAAGACATTGCTTCCTTGTTTTCAATAGACGAAATAAAATCGGACTTCCCAAACTATGACTTTGAGGAGTTATTAGAAATGGAAATTGAACTTAACGAAGGATTATTTCACAACGGACAAGGTTCTGTGATTAGATTTGTTGGACGAAAGAAATAA